From Thalassovita sp.:
AGCAACGCATGGTGGCCGCGATCCTGTCTATGGCTGAACAGCTGGATCTGGACAGCCTGGCCGAAGGGGTGGAAACCCCCGGCGAACATTCGATGCTGGCGCAACTGGGCTGCCGGCATGTGCAGGGCTTTGGTCTGGCCCGTCCGATGCCGGCGGCCAAGGCGCAGGAATGGCTGCGCAACTACGAACGTCAGGACAAGCCAATGCCCAGCCTAACCCCCAAGATTGACCGCCAGATCGACCGCAACACCGGCTGAGCCCAGCAAAACAGCGCGTATCACACGCCGAAAGGGGGAATCCGCTTGACCTTTGGGGCCGCACTCTGTTGAACCAGCGGCTAAGAATTCCAAGGACAGGCACGCACTCCCGATGGACGATCAGAATAAAAACCTTCTTTTGGCAACTGGCCTCAGCTTTGCCGTCATCCTGGTTTGGTTCCTTATGTTCCCCCCGCCGGAACAAACCGCAACCGACCCGAACGCGACTGAAGTGACCGCAGAGGTCACAGCACCCGTTGCCGATCCGGCCGTTGCGGACACCGGCGCCGTCGCCAATGCGGCGATCACCGAAGACGCCGCGCGTCTGATGATCGACACCCCGCGCGTCAGCGGCTCGATCTCGCTGATGGGGGGCCGTGTGGATGAGCTGTCGCTGAAAGACTACCGCGAAACGCAGGACGAAGACTCCGACATCGTCACCATGCTGTCGCCGCTGAACTCAGCAAACCCCTATTACACGCTGTTCGGCTGGGCCCCGGGCCAGGGCCTGAGCATCGATCAGGTGCCGGGTGCCAACACCATCTGGTCGGTCACCGGCAATCAGACGCTGACCCCGGACGCCCCGGTCACCCTGACCTGGGACAATGGGGCCGGCCTGACCTTCCGTCGTGAGATGTCGATTGATGAGAACTACATGTTCTCCATCAGCCAGAGCGTCGAAAACACCGGTGGCGCCACCGTATCACTGGCGCCTTACGGCGTGATCGCCCGCCATGGGGAGCCGGCAGACCTGAAGAACTTCTTCATTCTGCACGAAGGTCTGATCGCGATGACCGACGGTGAACTGTCGGAGGTGGATTACGACGACGTTGCAGATCTGGGTTATGACGCCAGCCAGGGCGCCCGCGCCGAGGTGACCCAGGTTTCGGAAACCGGCTGGACAGGCTTCACCGATCACTACTGGATGTCGACCCTGATCCCCGAAGGCCCGTTCAAATCGGTGCGCAAATATGTGGATCAGCTGGACGTCTACCAGACCGAAGCGGTGCAGCCGACCCAGACGCTGGCCCCCGGTGAAACCATCACTGCTGACACCCGTCTGTTTGCGGGCGCCAAGGAATGGGAAGCGATCCGCACCTATGAGAACGATGAAAACGTGCCCGGGTTCCTCGATTCGATTGACTGGGGCTGGTTCTTCTTCTTCACCAAACCGATCTTCTGGCTGCTGCACACGCTAAACGCCATGATCGGCAACATGGGCTGGGCCATCATCGGCCTGACCGTGGTGATCAAGATGCTTGTCTTCCCGCTGGCCTACAAATCCTACGCTTCGATGGCGAAGATGAAGGAACTGCAGCCGCAGATGGAAGAGCTGAAAAAGGCGGCCGGCGACGACCGTCAGAAGATGCAGCAGGGCATGATGGAGCTTTACAAGAAGGAAAAGGTGAACCCCGCCGCGGGCTGTCTGCCGATCCTGATCCAGATCCCGATCTTCTTCTCGCTCTACAAGGTGATCTTCGTCACGCTGGAACTGCGCCACGCGCCCTGGGCCGGCTGGATCACTGACCTGTCGGCACCGGATCCCAGCTCGATCCTGAACCTCTTTGGCCTCCTGGCCTTCACCCCGCCGGAACCCGGTTCGCTGCTGGCGATCATCTCGCTGGGTGTTCTGCCGATCCTTCTGGGTGTGTCGATGTGGCTGCAGCAGAAGCTGAACCCGGCGCCCACCGATCCGACCCAGCAGATGATCTTTGCCTGGATGCCGTGGGTCTTCATGTTCATGCTGGGCGGCTTTGCCTCGGGTCTGGTGCTTTACTGGATCACCAACAACATGATTACCTTTACGCAGCAGTATCTGATCATGCGCTCGCACGGGTATAAGCCGGATGTCTTCGGCAACATCAAGTCGAGCTTCAAACGTAAGGAGAAGGCAAAAGAATGAGCGTAACCGTCGCGAATCTTTGGCGGCACCCGATCAAAGGCATCGGGGCCGAGCCTCTCTCCAAGGTCCGTCTCTCACGAGGCGGGCCTGTTCCGTTTGACCGGGCTTATGCGGTGCTGACCGGCACGGCTGAGGACACTGGCGCATGGCAGAAATGCCGCAACTTTGCCCGGGGCTGTTTTGGGCCCGAGCTGATGGCGGTGACCGCGCGCACCGAGGGCGATCAGATCACCCTGAGCCATCCGAAACTGGCAGACCTGACGGTGAACCCCGATCAGGACGGCGCCAAGGTGGTGGAATGGATCACCCCGATCTACCCTGAGGCCCGCCCGGCGCCGCATACGCTGATCAAGGCCCCTGCGGGTGGCATGGCGGATGCGGATTTTTCGGCTGTGGCGATTCTGTCAAACAGCTCGCTTGCGGATCTGGGTCAGACCCTGGGCGCGGAGCTGGATCAACGCCGTTTCCGCGGTAACCTGTGGCTTGATGGCCTGGCCCCATGGGCCGAGTTGGATCTGGTCGGCCGTGAGCTGCAGATCGGCGCGGTGCGTCT
This genomic window contains:
- a CDS encoding MOSC domain-containing protein; translation: MSVTVANLWRHPIKGIGAEPLSKVRLSRGGPVPFDRAYAVLTGTAEDTGAWQKCRNFARGCFGPELMAVTARTEGDQITLSHPKLADLTVNPDQDGAKVVEWITPIYPEARPAPHTLIKAPAGGMADADFSAVAILSNSSLADLGQTLGAELDQRRFRGNLWLDGLAPWAELDLVGRELQIGAVRLKVIDRIERCRATETNPETGARDQNTLKAIRETQGHTDFGIRAEVLNDGEIALGDHLEVL
- the yidC gene encoding membrane protein insertase YidC, with product MDDQNKNLLLATGLSFAVILVWFLMFPPPEQTATDPNATEVTAEVTAPVADPAVADTGAVANAAITEDAARLMIDTPRVSGSISLMGGRVDELSLKDYRETQDEDSDIVTMLSPLNSANPYYTLFGWAPGQGLSIDQVPGANTIWSVTGNQTLTPDAPVTLTWDNGAGLTFRREMSIDENYMFSISQSVENTGGATVSLAPYGVIARHGEPADLKNFFILHEGLIAMTDGELSEVDYDDVADLGYDASQGARAEVTQVSETGWTGFTDHYWMSTLIPEGPFKSVRKYVDQLDVYQTEAVQPTQTLAPGETITADTRLFAGAKEWEAIRTYENDENVPGFLDSIDWGWFFFFTKPIFWLLHTLNAMIGNMGWAIIGLTVVIKMLVFPLAYKSYASMAKMKELQPQMEELKKAAGDDRQKMQQGMMELYKKEKVNPAAGCLPILIQIPIFFSLYKVIFVTLELRHAPWAGWITDLSAPDPSSILNLFGLLAFTPPEPGSLLAIISLGVLPILLGVSMWLQQKLNPAPTDPTQQMIFAWMPWVFMFMLGGFASGLVLYWITNNMITFTQQYLIMRSHGYKPDVFGNIKSSFKRKEKAKE